In Candidatus Planktophila sp., one genomic interval encodes:
- a CDS encoding heavy metal translocating P-type ATPase yields the protein MRAGVLNRGLLLIALTLLSLGFFNEVLWGIAAILGLVPAFAWVLIDLRRKTFGSDLLAVLSLWATLLTQEFFAGAVISLMLATGRVLESWAEGQAERQLKSLLARVPQLSRRFTLTGAIEEIDIREIKVDDHLLVRAGEITPVDGTLLTSATLDEAALTGEPLPVVRHVDAHILSGVVNAGDVFEYLATNTAEESTYAGIIKMVQSAEARTSPGVRIASKWAMAFIPLALITAGLAWAITGEVSRAVAVLVAATPCPLILAVPIAVVSGLSKAAKHGAIIKGGGTLEALARAEVVLLDKTGTITHGGPIIDEIVVPAGSRSQEVLQLAASVDQYSQNIVAKALVLSAQEMKLELLVVSEVKEVPGHHISGVIDGSEITVGQLTVVAPDWLTLTHPLVVAVRRDGVLIGAIGLNDPLRPESKSVIEHLRRMGVQRIALVTGDKDSTAKEVATSVGITEVYSHVSARGKLDLTEKLMENSRGSVIVVGDGINDAPALAMAHVGVAMGARGATAASEAADVVIVDDSIENLAQAVEIAQRSRSKAIEAASIGMSLSFLVMLAGAFGFATASEGALAQELIDVVAILWALTVLKDK from the coding sequence ATGAGGGCGGGAGTTCTAAATAGAGGGCTATTACTCATAGCATTGACCTTGTTATCACTTGGTTTTTTCAATGAAGTGTTGTGGGGGATAGCTGCCATTCTTGGGTTAGTTCCCGCATTTGCGTGGGTATTAATAGATTTACGTAGAAAAACTTTTGGCTCTGATTTGCTTGCAGTTCTTTCTCTGTGGGCAACGCTGTTAACTCAAGAGTTTTTCGCAGGCGCAGTGATTTCACTAATGTTAGCCACTGGTCGCGTTTTGGAAAGTTGGGCAGAAGGCCAGGCTGAACGACAACTCAAATCGTTGCTCGCAAGAGTTCCACAACTTTCTCGCAGATTTACATTAACTGGTGCAATTGAAGAGATTGATATCCGTGAGATTAAAGTTGATGACCACTTATTAGTGCGTGCAGGTGAAATCACACCAGTTGATGGCACGTTGCTTACTTCCGCCACTCTTGATGAGGCGGCTTTAACTGGCGAACCACTGCCAGTGGTTCGACACGTGGATGCACATATTCTCAGTGGAGTTGTAAATGCAGGAGATGTTTTCGAGTACCTTGCAACAAATACGGCGGAAGAAAGTACTTATGCGGGAATAATCAAAATGGTGCAGTCGGCCGAAGCTCGAACATCTCCCGGTGTAAGGATTGCAAGTAAGTGGGCCATGGCATTCATTCCACTTGCACTTATTACTGCAGGTTTGGCGTGGGCGATAACTGGTGAGGTAAGCCGAGCAGTTGCAGTGCTGGTTGCCGCAACGCCATGTCCGTTAATTTTGGCAGTGCCAATCGCAGTTGTTTCAGGGTTATCTAAGGCGGCCAAGCACGGCGCGATAATAAAGGGAGGTGGAACTCTTGAAGCCCTTGCCCGCGCTGAAGTTGTTTTACTTGATAAGACTGGAACCATCACCCACGGTGGTCCAATTATCGATGAGATCGTTGTTCCAGCTGGATCACGCAGTCAAGAGGTTTTGCAGTTAGCTGCCTCAGTGGATCAGTACAGTCAAAATATTGTTGCTAAGGCACTGGTGCTTTCTGCACAAGAGATGAAGTTAGAACTTTTAGTGGTCAGCGAGGTTAAGGAGGTTCCGGGTCACCATATTTCTGGAGTTATCGATGGATCTGAAATCACTGTTGGTCAATTAACCGTGGTTGCACCCGACTGGCTGACTCTGACACATCCTTTAGTGGTAGCAGTCAGACGTGACGGCGTATTAATTGGTGCAATCGGACTAAACGATCCGCTTCGTCCAGAATCTAAATCTGTGATTGAACATCTTCGGCGCATGGGAGTGCAGCGAATCGCACTTGTGACTGGGGATAAAGATTCGACCGCCAAGGAAGTTGCGACCTCGGTGGGTATTACAGAGGTGTATTCACATGTGAGCGCACGGGGCAAGTTAGATTTAACTGAAAAATTGATGGAGAACTCTCGTGGAAGTGTGATTGTTGTGGGCGATGGAATCAATGATGCACCTGCATTAGCGATGGCTCATGTTGGGGTTGCAATGGGGGCACGTGGTGCAACGGCAGCAAGTGAAGCCGCTGATGTGGTCATTGTTGATGATTCAATTGAAAATCTTGCTCAGGCAGTTGAGATTGCTCAACGTTCGAGAAGTAAAGCCATTGAAGCCGCGTCGATAGGTATGTCACTTTCCTTTCTGGTCATGCTTGCGGGAGCTTTTGGCTTTGCAACAGCTAGCGAAGGTGCACTTGCTCAAGAGCTCATTGATGTAGTCGCCATTCTCTGGGCACTCACGGTTTTGAAGGACAAATAA
- a CDS encoding ABC transporter permease, which yields MLGYIMRRIGVSIMILFGSSFLVYNLAAYASDPLAELRLSVDDGARQQIIALTRDLQLNVPPPLRYFLWLKGILGLFVGKLNMGMTRDASSVQEELAFAIPVTLRLVLVASITALLLGLALGIISALRQYSRFDYGMTFLAFLLFSLPIFWVAVLLKEFMAIQFNNFLSEPNIPLKWMLIFSCFTGVFWSSLFGGERKRFWSVFAGAFATSFVILWAIDLTDWYLHPGLGPILIGFLSVGIAMGVASISTGLTNIPARNAALTMAGLAVLWYYPAQWVFNNYGSYLVTLLMLVLIVGTGFICASIFSKVDRGPIARTAIITGVISGFLIFIDRVMQSWQPYFLTDAVNGRPVPTYGQRKDQLVTDDFWLNNLDIIMHLILPTLALILISLAGWIRYSRGALLEVLNQDYIRTARAKGLNERTVITRHALRNMMLPLSSLFVGEFVGLIGGAVITERVFGWQGMGTLGIRAINSYDLNLLMGVNLLLSILVVLGNLLADLVYSALDPRIRLVKE from the coding sequence ATGCTGGGCTACATCATGCGCCGAATTGGTGTTTCCATAATGATTTTATTTGGATCTAGTTTTTTAGTTTACAATTTAGCCGCTTACGCTAGTGATCCACTTGCTGAGCTTCGCCTGAGCGTCGACGATGGCGCTCGACAGCAGATAATCGCATTAACTCGTGACCTACAACTCAATGTTCCACCCCCGCTTCGCTACTTTCTCTGGCTAAAAGGCATTCTTGGTCTCTTTGTTGGAAAATTAAATATGGGTATGACTCGTGATGCCTCATCAGTTCAAGAAGAGCTGGCATTTGCTATCCCAGTCACCCTGCGATTGGTCCTAGTCGCCTCAATTACCGCACTTCTGCTGGGACTCGCACTTGGAATAATCTCTGCTCTGCGTCAATACAGTCGCTTTGATTATGGAATGACTTTTTTAGCCTTTCTTTTGTTCTCCCTCCCAATTTTTTGGGTTGCAGTGCTTTTAAAAGAGTTTATGGCGATTCAATTTAACAATTTTTTGAGTGAACCAAATATCCCTCTCAAGTGGATGTTAATTTTCTCCTGCTTTACTGGAGTTTTTTGGAGCTCCCTCTTTGGCGGTGAACGCAAGCGGTTTTGGAGCGTCTTTGCTGGCGCCTTTGCAACGAGTTTTGTGATTTTATGGGCAATTGATTTAACGGATTGGTATCTACATCCGGGACTTGGTCCAATACTTATCGGGTTTCTATCCGTTGGAATTGCCATGGGTGTTGCGTCGATTTCAACTGGCCTTACAAATATTCCCGCTCGAAACGCTGCACTTACCATGGCGGGGTTAGCTGTGCTCTGGTACTACCCTGCGCAATGGGTATTTAATAACTACGGCTCTTATCTTGTTACTCTTCTAATGCTGGTATTAATTGTCGGGACAGGATTTATCTGTGCATCGATCTTTAGTAAAGTTGACCGTGGCCCAATAGCCCGGACAGCGATAATAACAGGGGTAATCTCGGGTTTTCTTATTTTCATCGACCGAGTAATGCAGAGTTGGCAGCCATATTTTCTAACCGATGCTGTCAATGGGCGTCCCGTACCAACGTATGGCCAACGCAAGGATCAATTAGTCACAGATGATTTCTGGCTAAATAATCTCGACATTATTATGCACTTAATCTTGCCTACCTTAGCCCTAATCCTCATCTCTCTTGCTGGATGGATTAGATACTCACGCGGAGCGCTTTTAGAGGTTCTCAACCAAGATTACATTCGTACGGCAAGAGCTAAAGGTTTAAATGAACGTACAGTTATTACTCGCCACGCACTTAGAAATATGATGCTCCCGCTATCAAGCTTATTCGTTGGCGAGTTTGTCGGTCTCATTGGCGGGGCGGTCATTACCGAACGGGTATTCGGATGGCAAGGTATGGGAACTCTAGGAATTAGGGCGATTAATAGTTACGACTTGAATCTATTGATGGGCGTTAACTTACTTTTGTCCATATTAGTTGTATTAGGGAATTTGTTAGCAGATTTGGTCTATTCAGCATTGGATCCTCGCATTAGATTGGT
- a CDS encoding MFS transporter, translating to MSKPLGASYWKLWIATAVSNLGDGVSMVAYPWLASAVTRSPLLIAAAGFASRLPWLIFTLHAGVLTDRFDRRKLIVGMDFMRGILTVFVGVIVWSNKDTLPSLNDLTTITDLETNWSLYLTLVFTAFLFGLAEVLRDNSAQTLMPAVVDKENLEQANSRMWSAEALTNSFIGPPLGSLLIGVAIFLPFFFDAISFFIAVALVASLAGSFRPIESDEPREKINFKAEIKEGFAWLWAHPLLRPMAIILGCLNGLGTMVGAVFILYAQEVLHTTVFIFAILGTGAAIGGILGGIFAPKISAALGSGPSLSLALASGPIGNLIIGMTTSWQVVWVVTAFETLIAVLWNTITVSLRQSIIPTHLLGRVNSVYRFFAWGSIPIGMLLGGGMVTVLAHYFSRESALRAPFFASAILGLVLLVIASPRLTTAKIDASRVNSEN from the coding sequence ATGTCTAAACCTCTCGGAGCTTCGTACTGGAAGTTGTGGATCGCCACTGCAGTGTCAAACCTGGGTGATGGCGTGTCTATGGTGGCCTACCCCTGGCTCGCATCCGCCGTTACGCGCTCGCCATTATTAATTGCCGCCGCCGGTTTTGCCTCCCGTTTACCGTGGCTGATATTTACTTTGCATGCAGGTGTACTCACCGATCGCTTTGATAGGCGCAAACTCATTGTCGGTATGGATTTCATGCGGGGGATTCTCACGGTTTTTGTTGGTGTAATTGTGTGGAGTAATAAAGACACACTTCCCTCACTCAATGACTTAACGACGATTACCGATCTGGAAACTAACTGGTCTCTCTATTTAACGCTTGTGTTTACTGCATTTCTATTTGGCCTTGCCGAAGTTTTGAGAGATAACAGCGCACAGACATTGATGCCAGCAGTGGTTGATAAAGAGAATTTAGAACAAGCTAATAGTCGAATGTGGTCGGCTGAAGCTCTGACCAATAGTTTTATCGGTCCACCATTGGGCTCACTCTTAATTGGTGTAGCGATATTCCTGCCCTTCTTCTTTGATGCAATCTCTTTCTTTATTGCAGTGGCCTTAGTCGCATCTCTTGCTGGAAGCTTTAGACCAATTGAAAGCGATGAGCCTCGGGAAAAAATTAATTTTAAAGCTGAAATTAAGGAGGGTTTTGCATGGTTATGGGCACATCCACTTCTGCGTCCCATGGCAATTATTCTGGGCTGCTTAAATGGACTAGGAACTATGGTCGGTGCCGTCTTTATTCTTTATGCTCAAGAGGTTTTACATACCACCGTATTCATTTTCGCAATTCTTGGAACAGGTGCTGCTATTGGCGGAATCCTTGGTGGAATTTTTGCTCCTAAAATCTCTGCTGCATTAGGTAGTGGCCCTTCGTTATCTCTCGCTCTTGCATCGGGGCCAATTGGTAATCTCATTATCGGCATGACTACTTCTTGGCAGGTTGTTTGGGTAGTGACCGCCTTTGAAACTCTCATAGCTGTTCTCTGGAATACAATCACCGTTTCGCTTCGCCAAAGCATCATTCCAACGCATTTACTGGGGAGGGTGAACTCCGTCTATCGTTTTTTTGCATGGGGATCGATTCCAATTGGAATGCTTCTTGGTGGTGGAATGGTCACGGTTTTAGCTCACTACTTTTCTCGCGAGAGCGCCTTACGAGCGCCCTTTTTCGCCTCAGCCATATTGGGTTTGGTCTTACTTGTCATAGCCTCCCCCCGTCTGACCACGGCGAAAATTGATGCATCCAGGGTCAATTCTGAGAATTAA
- a CDS encoding ABC transporter substrate-binding protein translates to MKLTRSAKFALAVAASSALALSLLTPAHAATRSTVVVHDTNSLTGFNSSTPDTNLTINAAVGYLSGIGFNYYNDQKNVVQNKVFGSYKIVKNKSDDFRVQYTVAPGRVWSDGTPITAVDLLLSHVLSSNAYSKAAGLGDPDGDAVPAFNSNGYGGTYSDNIVGEPVLSSDKMSVTLQYKKRIANWDLFGPGPSPVHTLVLISEGKKALGSVAENNAARDRFLTAYNTKNTATLKAIGKVWSEAYNITEVNASTNPLLFVGNGGFLVESAVTKSSVTLKVNPKYNSGPALSGGIDTVIFKFISDGTAAAQALANGEIDIYQGQATADAVAALKKLTNVTIKGGIQSCYEHWDTRVNAAPGQPDYNGIFKGHGGKGADLRKAFLLAIPREEITEKLIRPINSDAVVLGSTFLAPGQEGYDRLKATNGSNFYDGDQDRKNAKALRLIKRHFPTASPSNPIKVKVLVPGNNARRAAEFALAKANAIKAGIDLQGDVQAAWSPRIQLSEYDAMFFAYCQTAVSQAGTNANFIIGGGNNRTGVALPELDAILNKLQFPLENRQMVSLMIQAERIIHREGLTVGVFQFPAVTAYNKELKGVKPAPLSPTLVWNYWDWAY, encoded by the coding sequence ATGAAACTAACACGCAGTGCAAAGTTTGCACTCGCTGTTGCTGCTTCAAGTGCGTTGGCGTTATCACTGTTAACTCCAGCACATGCGGCAACTCGTTCAACCGTAGTTGTTCATGATACAAACTCATTAACTGGATTTAACTCAAGCACTCCTGATACCAACCTCACAATCAATGCGGCTGTTGGTTATCTTTCAGGAATAGGTTTCAATTACTATAATGATCAGAAGAATGTGGTTCAGAATAAGGTCTTCGGTTCGTACAAGATAGTCAAGAATAAGTCCGATGATTTCCGTGTCCAGTACACAGTTGCGCCTGGACGTGTCTGGTCAGATGGAACACCAATTACAGCTGTGGATCTTCTACTATCACATGTACTAAGTAGTAACGCCTATTCAAAGGCTGCTGGATTAGGCGATCCTGACGGTGATGCAGTTCCAGCATTTAACTCAAATGGTTATGGTGGAACATATAGCGACAATATCGTTGGAGAGCCAGTTCTCTCTTCCGATAAAATGTCAGTGACACTGCAATACAAGAAGAGAATTGCAAACTGGGATCTATTTGGTCCTGGACCATCACCAGTTCACACACTGGTCTTGATCTCTGAAGGAAAGAAAGCTCTTGGATCAGTTGCTGAAAACAATGCAGCACGTGATCGCTTCCTGACAGCGTACAACACAAAGAACACTGCAACCTTGAAGGCAATCGGCAAGGTCTGGTCAGAGGCTTACAACATCACTGAGGTAAATGCTTCTACTAACCCACTTCTTTTTGTCGGTAACGGTGGATTTTTAGTTGAAAGCGCAGTGACAAAGTCTTCGGTTACCTTGAAGGTCAACCCTAAGTACAACTCAGGTCCTGCGTTAAGCGGAGGAATAGATACAGTTATCTTTAAGTTCATCTCAGATGGAACTGCGGCAGCACAAGCGCTAGCCAACGGTGAGATTGATATCTATCAAGGCCAAGCAACGGCCGATGCTGTTGCTGCGCTAAAGAAGCTAACGAACGTCACCATTAAGGGTGGAATTCAATCCTGCTACGAGCACTGGGACACTCGCGTAAATGCAGCCCCAGGGCAGCCTGATTACAACGGAATCTTCAAGGGACACGGAGGAAAGGGTGCAGATCTTCGTAAAGCATTCCTTCTTGCTATTCCTCGTGAAGAGATCACTGAGAAGTTAATCCGTCCAATCAACTCTGATGCAGTCGTCCTTGGATCAACTTTCCTTGCACCAGGTCAAGAGGGATACGATCGCCTTAAGGCGACAAATGGATCTAATTTCTATGATGGAGATCAGGACCGAAAGAATGCCAAGGCACTTCGTTTAATTAAGAGGCACTTCCCAACGGCAAGTCCAAGTAATCCTATAAAGGTGAAGGTACTTGTTCCTGGAAACAACGCTCGCCGTGCTGCAGAGTTTGCTCTTGCTAAGGCAAATGCAATTAAGGCAGGCATAGATCTTCAAGGAGATGTTCAAGCAGCGTGGAGCCCAAGAATTCAGCTTTCTGAGTACGATGCAATGTTCTTTGCATACTGCCAGACAGCTGTTTCACAGGCAGGCACAAATGCTAACTTCATCATCGGTGGAGGAAATAACCGTACCGGAGTGGCATTGCCAGAGTTGGATGCAATTCTCAACAAATTGCAATTTCCTCTGGAGAACCGCCAAATGGTCTCTTTGATGATTCAAGCAGAGCGCATTATTCACCGTGAGGGACTGACAGTTGGAGTCTTCCAGTTCCCAGCAGTGACCGCCTATAACAAGGAACTCAAGGGAGTAAAGCCAGCACCACTAAGCCCAACTCTCGTGTGGAACTATTGGGATTGGGCCTACTAA